Proteins found in one Labrus bergylta chromosome 8, fLabBer1.1, whole genome shotgun sequence genomic segment:
- the LOC110000245 gene encoding syndecan-2, with protein MRNLWLLFFVGLSTGFISEKLFVSSQSPISTADDLYIEGQMSGEVPVDDEDGEDVGSGSGSGDDVFGDLMEQEKLLKKFLNLSRTTVSKEMVPVQPQPTAGSPLNPLTTAAVSQDRPTTVEVTKTTPDKILGGDSDEKVARVGPTADWFTQNTSPSSTSRPPSDTTSAKFSIDISVSNGTAEDNSLDSLDISTTKGRSNEVQIRENDNEIVVKEGRGSRIYEMDSPEEVTSENLWERTEVLAAVIACGVVGFLCAVFLLLLLGYRMKKKDEGSYELGDTKLSSTTYHKAPTKEFYA; from the exons CTCTTTGTCTCCTCCCAGTCGCCCATTTCCACAGCAGATGATTTGTACATAGAGGGACAAATGTCAGGTGAAGTGCCCGTAGATGATGAAGATGGGGAAGATGTTGGCTCAGGCTCCGGATCCGGAGACGATG TTTTTGGTGACCTCATGGAACAAGAGAAGCTACTCAAGAAGTTCCTCAACCTCTCCAGGACCACAGTCTCAAAAGAAATGGTTCCAGTTCAACCACAGCCAACAGCAGGCTCTCCTCTCAACCCACTAACCACAGCAGCAGTCAGCCAGGATCGCCCTACCACAGTGGAGGTGACCAAAACAACACCAGACAAGATCCTTGGTGGGGACAGCGATGAGAAG GTGGCTCGTGTTGGCCCAACAGCTGATTGGTTCACACAGAACACCAGTCCCAGCTCCACCAGCAGGCCTCCCAGTGACACTACATCAGCCAAATTCAGCATCGACATCAGTGTGAGCAATGGTACTGCTGAGGACAACAGTCTGGATAGTTTGGACATCTCAACAACCAAAGGCCGCAGTAATGAGGTCCAGATCAGAGAGAATGACAATGAAATTGTGGTGAAAGAGGGCAGAGGCAGCAGGATATATGAGATGGACTCTCCAGAGGAGGTGACCTCTGAGAACTTGTGGGAGAGGACTGAAGTTCTGGCAG CTGTGATTGCATGTGGAGTGGTTGGATTCCTCTGCgctgttttcctcctcctcctccttggcTACCGCATGAAGAAGAAGGACGAAGGTAGCTATGAACTGGGAGACACCAAACTTTCCTCAACGACCTATCACAAAGCACCTACAAAGGAGTTCTATGCCTGA
- the LOC110000242 gene encoding carboxypeptidase Q isoform X2, protein MAREDGPTFILSLFFFLSVLSSVCDCHPHSLDRAVSNHTKRKVPDIATEVAGYVDVAKKIIDLAVFGAAQNRSYTRLADFTDTIGNRVSGSQNLDLAIKYMYTAMTQDGLDVHLEPVKIPHWVRGKESAEMIAPRAKSLALLGLGSSVGTPPEGIEAEVLVVKSFEELKQRAKEAIGRIVVFNQPFVSYGETVAYRAFGATEAAKVGAVATLIRSITPFSINSPHTGWQDYQDGVKRIPTACITVEDAELMWRMAQRGQRIVVRLTMGAKTLPDADSFNTVAEIKGWQHPDQVVILSGHLDSWDVGQGAMDDGGGAMISWEALSLIKDLGLRPRRTLRTVLWTAEEQGGVGAQQYYNLHKVNLSNIDMVMESDSGTFTPVALQFAGSDAAKKVMEEVVKLLAPINTTKLEAHGEGTDISPWMQAGVPGASLHVEDSRYFWFHHSEGDTMTVQDPQDMNLCSALWAVVAYVVADLQDMLPR, encoded by the exons ATGGCTAGGGAAGATGGACCAACCttcatcctctccctcttcttttttctctcagtgTTATCATCTGTATGTGACTGTCATCCACACTCACTAGATAGGGCTGTGTCCAATCATACTAAAAGGAAAG TCCCAGACATAGCCACAGAGGTAGCAGGCTATGTTGATGTGGCCAAAAAGATTATTGACCTGGCCGTGTTCGGTGCTGCCCAGAACCGCTCCTACACACGGCTTGCAGATTTTACCGACACCATAGGGAACCGTGTCAGTGGCTCGCAGAACCTGGACCTGGCCATCAAATACATGTACACTGCTATGACACAGGATGGGTTGGATGTACATCTAG AGCCAGTCAAAATCCCACACTGGGTGAGAGGGAAGGAGAGTGCAGAAATGATTGCGCCTCGGGCCAAAAGTCTCGCTTTACTTGGTCTGGGTAGCAGTGTAGGGACACCACCTGAAG GTATCGAAGCAGAGGTGTTGGTGGTTAAGTCTTTTGAGGAACTGAAGCAAAGAGCCAAGGAGGCCATAGGGAGGATTGTGGTCTTCAACCAGCCATTTGTCAGCTATGGAGAGACGGTGGCTTACCGTGCTTTCGGAGCCACTGAGGCAGCCAAAGTGGGAGCTGTGGCAACGCTCATTAGATCTATTACTCCATTCTCTATTAACAG TCCCCACACAGGTTGGCAAGATTACCAAGATGGAGTGAAGCGCATCCCTACTGCCTGTATTACCGTGGAGGACGCAGAGCTGATGTGGCGCATGGCACAGAGGGGGCAGAGGATTGTGGTCAGACTCACAATGGGAGCCAAGACTCTGCCGGACGCTGACTCCTTCAACACAGTGGCTGAGATTAAAGGCTGGCAGCACCCTGATCAG GTTGTCATTTTGAGTGGACATTTGGACAGTTGGGATGTGGGCCAAGGAGCCATGGATGATGGAGGTGGAGCCATGATTTCTTGGGAGGCCCTGTCACTCATCAAGGACTTGG GTTTGCGTCCACGGAGGACTCTGCGTACGGTGCTGTGGACGGCTGAAGAGCAGGGTGGAGTCGGAGCACAGCAGTACTACAATCTACACAAG GTGAATCTGTCCAACATTGACATGGTCATGGAGTCTGACTCGGGAACCTTCACCCCAGTGGCTCTGCAGTTTGCTGGCAGTGATGCAGCAAAGAAG GTGATGGAAGAAGTGGTCAAACTGTTGGCTCCCATTAACACCACCAAACTGGAGGCACACGGAGAAGGGACAGACATCTCACCTTGGATGCAGGCTGGTGTGCCAG GTGCTAGCCTTCATGTTGAAGACAGTCGATACTTTTGGTTCCACCACAGTGAAGGTGATACTATGACAGTCCAGGATCCTCAAGACATGAACCTCTGCTCAGCATTGTGGGCTGTGGTTGCCTATGTGGTGGCAGACCTACAGGACATGCTTCCCAGGTAG
- the LOC110000242 gene encoding carboxypeptidase Q isoform X1, whose translation MKSCHAYDNKRYLMAREDGPTFILSLFFFLSVLSSVCDCHPHSLDRAVSNHTKRKVPDIATEVAGYVDVAKKIIDLAVFGAAQNRSYTRLADFTDTIGNRVSGSQNLDLAIKYMYTAMTQDGLDVHLEPVKIPHWVRGKESAEMIAPRAKSLALLGLGSSVGTPPEGIEAEVLVVKSFEELKQRAKEAIGRIVVFNQPFVSYGETVAYRAFGATEAAKVGAVATLIRSITPFSINSPHTGWQDYQDGVKRIPTACITVEDAELMWRMAQRGQRIVVRLTMGAKTLPDADSFNTVAEIKGWQHPDQVVILSGHLDSWDVGQGAMDDGGGAMISWEALSLIKDLGLRPRRTLRTVLWTAEEQGGVGAQQYYNLHKVNLSNIDMVMESDSGTFTPVALQFAGSDAAKKVMEEVVKLLAPINTTKLEAHGEGTDISPWMQAGVPGASLHVEDSRYFWFHHSEGDTMTVQDPQDMNLCSALWAVVAYVVADLQDMLPR comes from the exons ATGAAATCCTGCCACGCTTACGACAACAAACGATATTTG ATGGCTAGGGAAGATGGACCAACCttcatcctctccctcttcttttttctctcagtgTTATCATCTGTATGTGACTGTCATCCACACTCACTAGATAGGGCTGTGTCCAATCATACTAAAAGGAAAG TCCCAGACATAGCCACAGAGGTAGCAGGCTATGTTGATGTGGCCAAAAAGATTATTGACCTGGCCGTGTTCGGTGCTGCCCAGAACCGCTCCTACACACGGCTTGCAGATTTTACCGACACCATAGGGAACCGTGTCAGTGGCTCGCAGAACCTGGACCTGGCCATCAAATACATGTACACTGCTATGACACAGGATGGGTTGGATGTACATCTAG AGCCAGTCAAAATCCCACACTGGGTGAGAGGGAAGGAGAGTGCAGAAATGATTGCGCCTCGGGCCAAAAGTCTCGCTTTACTTGGTCTGGGTAGCAGTGTAGGGACACCACCTGAAG GTATCGAAGCAGAGGTGTTGGTGGTTAAGTCTTTTGAGGAACTGAAGCAAAGAGCCAAGGAGGCCATAGGGAGGATTGTGGTCTTCAACCAGCCATTTGTCAGCTATGGAGAGACGGTGGCTTACCGTGCTTTCGGAGCCACTGAGGCAGCCAAAGTGGGAGCTGTGGCAACGCTCATTAGATCTATTACTCCATTCTCTATTAACAG TCCCCACACAGGTTGGCAAGATTACCAAGATGGAGTGAAGCGCATCCCTACTGCCTGTATTACCGTGGAGGACGCAGAGCTGATGTGGCGCATGGCACAGAGGGGGCAGAGGATTGTGGTCAGACTCACAATGGGAGCCAAGACTCTGCCGGACGCTGACTCCTTCAACACAGTGGCTGAGATTAAAGGCTGGCAGCACCCTGATCAG GTTGTCATTTTGAGTGGACATTTGGACAGTTGGGATGTGGGCCAAGGAGCCATGGATGATGGAGGTGGAGCCATGATTTCTTGGGAGGCCCTGTCACTCATCAAGGACTTGG GTTTGCGTCCACGGAGGACTCTGCGTACGGTGCTGTGGACGGCTGAAGAGCAGGGTGGAGTCGGAGCACAGCAGTACTACAATCTACACAAG GTGAATCTGTCCAACATTGACATGGTCATGGAGTCTGACTCGGGAACCTTCACCCCAGTGGCTCTGCAGTTTGCTGGCAGTGATGCAGCAAAGAAG GTGATGGAAGAAGTGGTCAAACTGTTGGCTCCCATTAACACCACCAAACTGGAGGCACACGGAGAAGGGACAGACATCTCACCTTGGATGCAGGCTGGTGTGCCAG GTGCTAGCCTTCATGTTGAAGACAGTCGATACTTTTGGTTCCACCACAGTGAAGGTGATACTATGACAGTCCAGGATCCTCAAGACATGAACCTCTGCTCAGCATTGTGGGCTGTGGTTGCCTATGTGGTGGCAGACCTACAGGACATGCTTCCCAGGTAG